In one window of Brassica rapa cultivar Chiifu-401-42 chromosome A07, CAAS_Brap_v3.01, whole genome shotgun sequence DNA:
- the LOC108869053 gene encoding uncharacterized protein LOC108869053 gives MSSVEKAAAVENGEWRQRRLGPKQGSVFPKERKLVKTMILEALFSSRPSLKSKQITKPPCSKRVQPTLR, from the coding sequence ATGAGCTCGGTTGAAAAAGCGGCGGCGGTAGAGAATGGAGAGTGGCGGCAACGACGGTTGGGCCCGAAACAAGGAAGTGTGTTCCCAAAGGAGAGAAAATTGGTGAAGACAATGATCTTGGAGGCTCTGTTTTCATCTCGCCCTTCTTTGAAGTCCAAGCAGATAACAAAGCCGCCGTGTAGCAAGCGCGTCCAGCCCACGCTCCGGTAG